In a genomic window of Drosophila takahashii strain IR98-3 E-12201 chromosome 3L, DtakHiC1v2, whole genome shotgun sequence:
- the LOC108055183 gene encoding uncharacterized protein, with product MGKHRTAQQDAIFVAFMERHPIISKNYLKGDKQAAEAAWRRLSKELNSVGPPVKEACEWKRVWKDWKSCIRKKITNNRLEDSKASGKGSLYQDTLTPLEDAVAVICDLYDMADTIVEARPSKTQSETSQGVSLRSIKTDHDDATVTDNEDYEDEEEEDCSNPIQTRSSAVKLEQRFSNYTAKTTTPKKRKLEEESPFETEQESSVPVLMDIAKELRDLNRQTRLNAQRSEANTEALLALGSQISDLMQQQLKERKRLNAIMEKFVLKMESTE from the exons AT GGGTAAGCACAGAACCGCACAACAGGATGCAATTTTCGTCGCATTCATGGAGCGGCATCCCATCATCTCGAAAAACTACCTAAAGGGCGACAAGCAGGCGGCGGAAGCGGCCTGGAGGAGATTGTCCAAGGAGCTGAACAGTGTGGGTCCACCTGTCAAGGAGGCCTGCGAATGGAAAAGG GTTTGGAAGGATTGGAAGAGCTGCATTCGCAAGAAGATTACCAACAACCGGCTGGAGGACTCAAAGGCCAGTGGCAAGGGATCCCTGTATCAGGACACCCTCACTCCCCTGGAGGATGCAGTGGCCGTGATTTGTGACCTGTACGACATGGCAGACACCATTGTGGAAGCACGACCATCCAAAACGCAGTCCGAAACATCGCAAGGCGTCTCCCTGCGAAGCATTAAAACTGATCACGACGACGCCACGGTGACAGATAATG aagactatgaggatgaggaggaggaagatTGCAGCAATCCCATCCAAACTAGAAGTTCGGCTGTTAAGTTAGAGCAGCGCTTTAGCAACTACACTGCAAAAACTACTACGCCCAAGAAAAGAAAGCTTGAAGAAGAAAGTCCTTTCGAAACCGAGCAGGAGAGCTCTGTTCCGGTCCTCATGGACATAGCAAAGGAACTGCGTGACTTGAATAGGCAAACCCGCTTGAATGCCCAACGATCTGAAGCCAATACAGAGGCATTATTAGCTTTGGGTTCCCAGATATCTGATttaatgcagcagcagcttaaAGAGCGGAAGCGCCTCAACGCGATAATGGAAAAATTTGTTCTAAAAATGGAATCCACAGAATAG